ATTGCGTATTCAGGGGCCATATATCCACTGCATACGCAAACTCGTATATTCAGTAAAGGATGGATTATAATAGAAATATATACTTGCTTAGTTATGTACTGTACTTACTAAGTTCCAACAATGTTGAGTGTACTTCCGCCACTATCATCTTGTTTAATTAATCTTGCCATCCCAAAATCTGAAATTTTGggattcaaattttcatctagcaTTACATTACTTGCTTTGAGATCGCAATGAATGATCTTGAGTCCCGACTCTTCGTGCAAATAAAGCATTCCCTTCGCTATGAAACCTAAGAGTTTCACTAGATTCCTATGTTTGAGTTTGGAAACCAAGGAAACCTCAGTCTTGAATTGCGGCTCTCCTTGCTTTGAATATTTGGACAACCTTTTAACTGCTACTTCTTGTCCGGTTATAAGGTTTCCCTGGGTTCGCAGCAGATTAGACTCGTATTAGTTGATCTGAGAATCATGCTTGACCTAATTTATTATTGATTACCTTATAAACATTTCCAAATCCTCCTCTCCCCAGCTTGTTAGCTTTATCAAAACCATTAGTTGCGGCTCTAATGCTGATAAAGTCATATTGCAGAAATTCAGCATCACTAGTATTGGCAGCAGCTGATTCACCAAGCAAAGAAATTATCAAGGGTTAGAGCCACCAAATTTACAACACTTGAACTTCTCTTATGATGGATATATATGGATACAAAAAATACTCTTACTCTCGGTGATTTTGTACGATGGCCTACTTTCTTGAACGAAGATAGCGATACacgcaataaatattatagCCAGTGCAACTGAGGCAGCAACGCGGATGTAAACCTGTTTTGTAGTGTTACCATCTTTCTTTTCTGGTATTCTATTTTTACCATTGATTCTTACATCAGGTTTAAAAGGGTTACTTGGTATTGTATCTTTTCCTGCAGAAATTAGAAAAGAGTTCTTCGTTAGATGATGCATACAACAAATCTTCAAGGACACAGCTAGCAACAGGTTCATCTTAGGGTTTCACTTCCAAAATTTAACTATAGGGTTTGTTTGGCACCAtagaatttagggtttagatTTAAAATTGGAGCCTATAATTCTAAATCAATTACTTGTACAATAAAAATGATTGGATTTAGAATTGAATTTTACTCCATATCCTCTCATTTCCACTATATGTATTCCTTAACTAACAAAAGTATTTAGAACTCCAAATAGTTGTAATCGAGAACCAGCGCCATTCATCAACGTAGGATCTACCATACTTGCTGTTGTCCCTTCTCGCCGGTTCTTCCATAGCTGTGAATGTGTGGCCATTAGATGCAATAAATGAAATCAGTCTGTGtaatttgtgtttgttatgAACATTGATAGAGGAATTGTGTATAGCTTACAAGAATTAAGAGGTCCTCAACATTATCCCCATTTTGGATACAAACATTTCTCTGGCCACTCACGATTTCCAGAACCAACACTCCGAAACTAAACACATCTGACTTGATGGAGTATTGCCCATGCATTGCGTATTCAGGTGACATGTATCCACTGTATATGCACAAAAGGATATGACGTAGACATACTGGTGCATCACATAAGATTGAATTTGGGTGAAATTGAATTTTGTGCTAATGTTACTACAAGTTAGAAGTTGGTTTATTTTTTCCATGTACATTTAAAGTTTGTGGTAAAACCTAAATCGACTAAAAGTTTGTTTGTCTTTCTGGCTATTAGGCTTAAAATTTACTCCCctgtccataaaaatatgggcatttgaaatgacacgaaAATTAATAAACAGTTGAGAAAGTACAAGAGAGGATGAGAATGATAACtaaagtagtattagtggatagtgagactcaCATTATTATTTGTGAGTCATAATTTATAATGGTGGGTCATAGTGGTATATGTTGTACATAAATTGATGTATACGAGAATGAGATGGGGACCATtatccataaatggaaatgtccatatttttatatgacggataaaaatgaaaagtgcacatatttttatgggacgggtgGAGTACTACTTATCACCACATCCTGCTTTAAGTAGCAcgttcctaaaatagaaacatcatcacttaacacataaaacaacAAACCAATGCATAACATAATCTACACTTTTCGTTAACCATTTACTATAGTTTTATGCTAAATAGTCCAGTACAAATAAACATGTCCCACGTTAGTACAACACAATAGATTTGGGTTTATAGGCTAAATGTGGTCTTTCTCATGGTAGACTAATATTTTGGAGTAAATTTTATCGTTTAATCATAACATTAGTGCTTTGAGTGGCATTCAAAGAAACTAGCTGTGACTACCAATGTGCCAGTAATCAAGGAACCAGCCATGGCCACCAATGTGCCCGTGATCAACGAGGATATATTCGGTTGCTGAAATATCATTTACAGATAACGAGCCTACACTGGAGTTCGCCTCATTTAAATTTTGATTCGTTAAATCCATATGGAATGCAGGATCACCAGGTAGAGGCAGATACATTGTTGAGCTACTGAGCATTAGAGCAACCGAATCCATTGTCGGTCCTGTTTGCAGGATCTTCTTGTACACATAACAATCCGATGTGAATGCATCTCACCATATCGCGCAAAGAACAAGCACTACTTGTCAGCATGGGATCTATCATATTTAATGCTTTCCCATCTTGTCCACATTCGTACGATTACTATAGATTTTGGTTTATAGGCTAAATGTGGTCTTTCTCGTGAGTAGACTAGTATTATGAAATAAGTTTTATCGTCTATTCCTAACATTAGTGCTTCGAGTGGCATGCGAAGATACAAGTCATGACCACCAATGTGCCTGTGATCAAGCAACCAGCCGTGATCAACGAGGATATAACTCGGTTACTGAAATATCATTTACAGATACTGAGCCTGCGCTGGAGTTCGCCTCTTTTAAATTCTGATTTGTTAAATCCATATGGAATGCAGGTTCATCAGGTAGAGGCAGAGTCATTGTTGAGCTACTGAGCATTAGAGCAACCGAAGCCATTGATGGCCTGTTTGCAGGATCTTCTTGAACACACAACAATCCGATGTGAATGCATCTCACCATATCGAGCACAGAACAAGAACTGCTTGTCAGCACAGGATCTATCATATTTAATGCTCTTCCTTCTTGCCAGTTCTTCCATGTCTGCTAATTTGTGGccattacaaaaaataaaaatcaatctACATTATTTGGTAACATTATTAACATTGATAAAGGTCTTGTGTATACCTTGCTTACAAGAGTCAACAGCTCCTCCACATTCATCTTCCCTTTTTGGACGCAACCATTTCTTTGACCACTCACGATTTCCAGAACCAGCACCCCGAAACTAAACACATCAGACTTGAAGGAGTATTTTCCTTGCATTGCGTATTCAGGTGCCATATATCCACTGCATACACAGATTCGGATATTCAGTAAGGGACGTATTATAATAGAAATATTTACTTGCTTAGTTATGTACTGTACTTACTAAGTTCCAACAATGTTGAGTGTACTTCCGCCACTATCATCTTGTTTAATTAATCTTGCCATCCCAAAATCTGAAATTTTTGGATTCAATTTATCATCTAGCATTACATTACTTCCTTTGAGATCGCGATGAATGATCTTGAGTCCCGACTCTTCGTGCAAATACATCATTCCCTTCGCAATGCCCCTTATGATCTTGTAGCGGCTATCCCAATCCAACTGCGAACGCTTAACTGGATCTGCTAGTCCAATATAAATCAAATCATTACTACCAAGTAAAATGAACCAATTGCAACAATTGCTATTCAATCAAAACTAAAGAAAATGATTACCAAATATGAACTTGTCAAGGCTTGCGTTCTGAACAAATTCATATATTAGTAACCTCTCAGCTCCTTCCATAGAGAAACCTAAGAGTTTCACCAAATTCATATGTTTAAGTTTGGCAACCAAGAAAACCTCATTCTTGAATTGCGGTTCGCCTTGCGTTGAATATTTGGACAACCTTTTAACTGCTACTTCTTCTCCGGTTATAAGGTTTCCCTGTGTTCACAGCAAAATAGACTCTTATTAGTTGATATGAGAATCATGCTTGGCCTAATTTATTACTTAATTACCTTATAAACAGTCCCAAATCCACCTCTCCCCAGCCTGTTAGCTTCATCAAAACCATCAGTTGCAGCACTAATGCTGATAAAATCATATTGTTGAAATCCACCATCACCAATATAGTCAGCACCTGATTCACCAAGCAAAGAAATTATCAAGGGTTAGTTCCCGCCAAATTTATAACACTTGAACTTACTCTTATGATGgatatatacaaaaaatactcTTACTCTCGGTGGCTTCGTATGATGTCTTACTTGCTCGAACCAAGATAAAGATACACGCAGTAAAAATATTAGAGCAAGTGCAACTGAAACAGCAATGTGGATGTAAACTTGTCTTGTACTGTTATCATCTTTCTTTTCTGGTATTGTTTTTTTACCATTGGTTCTTACATCCGGTTTAAAAGTGTTACCTGGTATTGTATCTTTTTCTGCAGAAATAAGAAAAGAGTTCTTCGTTAGATGATGCACACAACAAATCTTCAAGGACAAAGCTAGCAACAGGTATGTGgaaaaaatgactctactactatggaacggagggagtacaatacaCACTGCATATCAGCACATATACAGACTGCAcattacacacaatatacacacgaCACACCACACCACACTAACACTATATTTATTGCACACACAACAAATACATTAGCACAAACAAGTGGAGTAAAATTTATATAGAAATACATAATTTCAaagtttgtttattttttgaCGTACCAAATAtagaatttgaaaataaatactcACTCTTTTCCACCACAAATAATTGATATTCATTTTTTGGTTTTCCACTACAAGtgatcaatttttatttttagaaaaaataaaaccTATTTACTCTCTCTACTCCTACGgtattctctctccacttaacacaataaaaatcattttcttaattttgcCCGACAGAAAGAATTACCTGGCTGAGAGGCCGACGAGGAAGGTAATGAAGCAATAACAGGCACCCCTAATTCCACCAAACGAGTTTCATTGTAGAACACAGAAAGTTCATATTGAACGTTGCAATCGGGGTTTAGCACTCTGAAGCCTTCTGCGGCAACACTTCCGAAAGATTTGGATGCCTCTCTCAAGCATGCCTGACAATCTAGCAATGATAATTCCGGAGAACACTGCACCAGACCATAAATCTTCGAAAACTCATTATCTGAGAAAGGCCTACTCCCTACACAATTTAGCGGCCCTTGCCACGAGATCGGCCATCAGGACCGCCCTCTCTTCCCTGAATTTGTCCCCATTTGAAACATTTCGATCACTGCTTACCAGAAAAGTGGGTTCTGCGGTCTTCATCTCGTATAGTGGATCGTTAGTGTAGCGCATGGTGCAGTGTTTGTACCATATAGCAGCCTGTCTCGCATTGGGGCACTCACGAAGCACCTGGACCGAGGCCAGCTTCACACAGACGCGACACATGTGGAGGTTCACGTCAGCTCTGCAGAGGGCGAAGCCGTTGACGGTGTTTGGGGCGTGCCCGATGGACGCGCTTTGGAAGCCGTAGTCACTCATGTTCGAGTAAAGGGAGAGGTGCAGATTGACTGCATAGAATGTGTAATTCGTTATGGTGGTGTTGAGGTATATTAAAGGCGTGTTTAGTGTATAGTTTCCGTTGTCGGTGCATTTGAATAGATGGTTCTCTGCTTTAACGCAGGTTGATGAAAGGTATATGATGATCAAGACAATCATGGACATTTTTCAATTCTCTAGAGAAATTCTTTGTGGGATTGTTGGCAAATTTAAAGACAAAAACCTCAATCATCAATATTCGGATGATCGAGCATGAGTTTTACATTACAAGATAGTGTAATAGTCAAACTTTCCAAAATACTTGTGAAACAAAATATCTCCAATATTTGTGTTTGTAATCCAAATGGTAGAACAGACCATACAACCTTACCCATTACTAAAATTCAATAGAGTGCCCAATTAGCATATATTATTACAAAAATCATCTATAATTTCTTTATAaatagtatttatagaaattcATGCAACACAACAATAATCCTATTACATCTAGTGTTACAGAAGTTGAAACCATAGTCCCTCCGAATTTACCTGTTTACAGCATTATATTATCTACACAGCTTTATTATTTCAAACGTTCTAGCTCACATACACGGATAAAAGAGAAAACATAACAAAATTACATGCATAATTTTTGTGTCGAGGAAAGCACAAACCTTGGCAGGAAGACAAAATCAACGAGGATATAGCTCGGTGACTGAAACATCATTTACAGATGCCGAGCCTTCAGATGCAACCGTTCCAAACTTAAGCGAGGTCGAATCTTTTGAATTCTGATTCGTTGAATCCATGGGACCATAACGGCTAGCCATATAAAACGCAGGCTCAGCAGGTACCGGCAGGGTCATTGTTGAGCTACTGAGCATTAGACCAACGGTAGCCATTGTTGGCCTGTTTGCAGGATTTTCTTGGACACACAACAGTCCCATGTGAATGCATCTCATCATGTCGCGCACAGAACCAGCGCCATTCATCAGCGCAGGATCTACCATACTTGTTGCCGTCCCTTCTCGCCAGTTTTTCCATGTCTGCAAATGTGTGGCCATTAGATGCAATTAATAAAACCAGTCTGCGTGAACATTGATAGAGGAATTGTGTATAGCTTACAAGAGTCAAGAGGTCCTCCACATTATCCCCATTTTGGATACAAACATTTCTTCGACCACTCACGATTTCCAGAACCAGCACTCCGAAACTAAACACATCTGACTTGACGGAGTATTGCCCGTGCATTGCGTATTCAGGTGACATATATCCACTGTATACAGATTAGGATATTCAGTAAGGGAAGGATTAGAAATACTTGCTTAGAGAATTTGCGTGATGGTTAGCATTGGACTTACTAAGTTCCGACGATCTTGCTTGTGTTTCCTTGAGTTTCATCTGGTTTAAATAATCTTGCCATCCCAAAATCTGCAATTTTGGGGTTCATTTCTCCATCTAACAGCACATTACTAGCTTTGAGATCACGATGAATGATCTTGAGTCGAGATTCTTCGTGCAAATACAGAATTCCCTTTGCAATACCCCCAATGATCTTGTAGCGTCTATCCCAATCCCCGACTGTGGAAACGCTTGACTGGATCTGTTTGTCCAATATAACTCAATACCATGTCCTACTATTAGTAAAACACGCAACCAAACAAAAATGATATTCAATCAAAACTAAAGAAAAAGGATTACCAAATATGAACTTGTCAAGGCTTGCCATTCTGAACAAATTCATATATTAGTACACCTCTCGGTTCCTTCCCATAGAGAAACCTAAGAGCCTGACCAGATTCCTATGTTTGAGCCTTGGCAATACCCAACAAAACCTCATTCTTTAATTCCATATTGCCTGCCCTGAATCCTGGACAGCCTTTTTAACGATGCTACTTCTTCGCCAGTTTGAAGGTTATCCCTGCGTTTGCAGCAAAATAGACTGCATTACTGATCTGAGACGGAGATGAGAATTATGCATGCTCTGTTTTATTGAAGTACAATATTAATTTACCTTATAAACAGCGCCGAATCCACCTGGCCCCAGCTTGATTAGCATCATCAAATCATTAGTGGCAGCTCTAATGCTGCTAAACTCATATTGCGAAGGATTCGATCAGTACTGATATCGTCAGCAGCTGATTTTTCACAAAACAGAACAAATAATCGAGATTAGCTTCCCCACTAAAGTATGATATGCATATAGACTAAAAGTAGAAACAATCTTACTCTCGGCGGCATCATATGCCTTATTctgcttccttcttcttcttataaCGAAGACGATGGCAAAAGCAGCAACTATCAGAGCCACCGCAACTGGGACATTACAAATGATGATGATAACTTTTGTAGTGTTATCATCTTTCTTTCCTGGTATTGTATCAGTACCATTGTTTCCTGCAGTTATAAGAAAAAGTTTTTTAACCTTCATGTATTATAGCCACTAATTTGCAGTTCTTCATTAGAAGATGTacaagaaaatgaaaacaaaaaagaaCAGAACGGAATTTGTAGGTAGTTGTTAAGTTTTCCGGCAGCATATTCtgattcaaaattcaaatctcAATTTCATATTTTGCAAATTATAACAAATCTTCAAGGACTTCATCTTAGGGTTCGAATTCCTAAAATCAATTTGGGGATTTTCTTCGAGATAGCAGAATTACCTGGCGGCGAGGTCGGCGGAGGTGCTGGAGCTACAATTGCCACCCTCAATTCTCTCAGCCGAGTTTCATTGTAGAAGTAGAAAGCTCATAGCGAATATTGCAATTGGGGTTTAGAACTCTGAACCCCTGCGAAAGATAACTCTGGTAACCTTGTGAAGCCTCGCTCAAGCATCTCTGGCACTCTTCTCGTGAGAAATCTGGAGTACACTGCACCAGAGCATAAATCGCCAAATCGGAGAAATTCCGACTCCCTACTCCGACCTTGAGCTGTGTGCCGTTAGCCGCCTGCGCCGCGAGTTGATCAACCAGCGCCGTCCTATCCGCCCTGAACCGATCTCCATCCGAGACATTTTGCGTGTTTCGCAACATATACGTGGGATCCGCCGTCTGCGTTTGGTATATGGGGTCGTTGGAGTAGCGCAGGGTGCAGAATTCGTACCAAATCGCGCCCTGCCTCTCGTTGGGGCAGGACAGGCGCACCTCTCGCGCGGCGGAATCGACGCAACTGCGGCAGAGCTGGAGGGTTTGATCGGCTCTTGCAGAGGGCGAAGCCGTTGACGGTGTTTGGGGCCTGGCCGACGGAGGCGCGGCGGAAGCCGAATCGGTGATTGTTGGAGGAGAGAGAGCTGAGTAAGGCGTCGAGATTGTTGCTGTAGGTGCTGTTGGCTGTGTAATTTCCATTGCTGGTGCATTTAAAGGGATTTTGGGCTGTAGCTAAGGATGAAAGGTATATGAGGATGGACGCAATTATGAACACTCTGCTGCGACGCCATGAATACATTTCTGGAGAGGAGGAATGGAGAAACAAGAGTGTTTCTTCCAATTCTCCCAAAGAAATTCTCCCTTTTGAAGTGAACCGAATTCCAAACCAGGAAAAGTCTAGTTCATTTAATGGCACTCACACCTGCCTTCTTAGATTTTAACAGTGTTGAGGGGACGCTGACAATGAAATTCTCCCTATTGCTATTTCTTATATATTCGAGCTAAATTTTtaacactaaaaataaaaaaatgagattCATTTCATATCGTTACTTATTTATTCCATTAATTGTTAAAAAAAGTATTCTGTAAATGGTGTAATTGCAAGTAGAAGGATACTGGTCAATTTTgtgattattatttaaaaatatctcaCCAGTTAGATAATAACATCAGGTACtcatgtttcaatttttagaaCAAAAGTCAAAATATATGTTGTTACTCAAAATTACATATCAATTGTCAAGCCTCCATTTTTGTAAGAGTGGGTTTTATATATCTCTCCTCACAATTTTATAGTCAGCTTGAGGGTATGAAAAAATCTTAAAATTGATAGGTTGATACAAATAGTTCGAAAAAATTGGAAGGATCAAAGTTCTAGCTCGAAATAAATGAAAACCCGATCTGCATGAATCGAATTAGTCCGAGTCTGATCGATTGGGTTGGTCCAAAAAGTCAGTGGATTGATCAGattaacaaattaatttaataataaaatatgtatgaaaatttgaaaaaagtaCTCCGTATTAATATGAGGTAATATATTGGTagtagtttttaaaattttaatttagaaatgacactcattttttaatttaatactatgaattagACGTTTTAATCTGGATAAAACTTGATGCTATAATTTTCAATATAAGTAAATAGTTACGAAAAAAATGACtgtaaatatt
This DNA window, taken from Salvia splendens isolate huo1 chromosome 18, SspV2, whole genome shotgun sequence, encodes the following:
- the LOC121777893 gene encoding putative receptor-like protein kinase At4g00960, translated to MDSVALMLSSSTMYLPLPGDPAFHMDLTNQNLNEANSSVGSLSVNDISATEYILVDHGHIGGHGCGYMSPEYAMHGQYSIKSDVFSFGVLVLEIVSGQRNVCIQNGDNVEDLLILLWKNRREGTTASMVDPTLMNGAGKDTIPSNPFKPDVRINGKNRIPEKKDGNTTKQVYIRVAASVALAIIFIACIAIFVQESRPSYKITETAANTSDAEFLQYDFISIRAATNGFDKANKLGRGGFGNVYKGNLITGQEVAVKRLSKYSKQGEPQFKTEVSLVSKLKHRNLVKLLGFIAKGMLYLHEESGLKIIHCDLKASNVMLDENLNPKISDFGMARLIKQDDSGGSTLNIVGTYGYMAPEYAMQGKYSFKSDVFSFGVLVLEIVSGQRNGCVRKVKMNEEDLLTLVSKAWKNWQEGRALNMIDPVLTSSSCSVLDMVRCIHIGLLCVQEDPANRPSMASVALMLSSSTMTLPLPDEPAFHMDLTNQNLKEANSSAGSVSVNDISVTELYPR
- the LOC121777894 gene encoding putative receptor-like protein kinase At4g00960, which translates into the protein MSMIVLIIIYLSSTCVKAENHLFKCTDNGNYTLNTPLIYLNTTITNYTFYAVNLHLSLYSNMSDYGFQSASIGHAPNTVNGFALCRADVNLHMCRVCVKLASVQVLRECPNARQAAIWYKHCTMRYTNDPLYEMKTAEPTFLCSPELSLLDCQACLREASKSFGSVAAEGFRVLNPDCNVQYELSVFYNETRLVELGVPVIASLPSSSASQPEKDTIPGADYIGDGGFQQYDFISISAATDGFDEANRLGRGGFGTVYKGNLITGEEVAVKRLSKYSTQGEPQFKNEVFLVAKLKHMNLVKLLGFSMEGAERLLIYEFVQNASLDKFIFDPVKRSQLDWDSRYKIIRGIAKGMMYLHEESGLKIIHRDLKGSNVMLDDKLNPKISDFGMARLIKQDDSGGSTLNIVGTYGYMAPEYAMQGKYSFKSDVFSFGVLVLEIVSGQRNGCVQKGKMNVEELLTLVSKTWKNWQEGRALNMIDPVLTSSSCSVLDMVRCIHIGLLCVQEDPANRPSMASVALMLSSSTMTLPLPDEPAFHMDLTNQNLKEANSSAGSVSVNDISVTELYPR
- the LOC121777928 gene encoding cysteine-rich receptor-like protein kinase 8, whose product is MNPKIADFGMARLFKPDETQGNTSKIVGTYGYMSPEYAMHGQYSVKSDVFSFGVLVLEIVSGRRNVCIQNGDNVEDLLTLTWKNWREGTATSMVDPALMNGAGSVRDMMRCIHMGLLCVQENPANRPTMATVGLMLSSSTMTLPVPAEPAFYMASRYGPMDSTNQNSKDSTSLKFGTVASEGSASVNDVSVTELYPR
- the LOC121777895 gene encoding cysteine-rich receptor-like protein kinase 25, which produces MEITQPTAPTATISTPYSALSPPTITDSASAAPPSARPQTPSTASPSARADQTLQLCRSCVDSAAREVRLSCPNERQGAIWYEFCTLRYSNDPIYQTQTADPTYMLRNTQNVSDGDRFRADRTALVDQLAAQAANGTQLKVGVGSRNFSDLAIYALVQCTPDFSREECQRCLSEASQGYQSYLSQGFRVLNPNCNIRYELSTSTMKLG